TCAAAACATATATCGAAGGGTTCGTACAACGAAAAGTGGTACATTCTCGTCACGAACACTTAACCAACGGGTTTTAGCCTCATCAATGGTCAAGATATTCCTAGGTATACATGAATAGGTAACAAATTGTTATGCAAAATAGCGCTAACAAATACACTACTAAATGATTGAAAGACTGATACGCGAATTAGATGGTGCAAAATTAAAGTGCAGGTGTCTGTCAAACTTGATCATCAAATCAAACTTGTTTATGATGACTGAAACTGATATCATCCAATAACCAATATTACAAAACAAAATTTGATACAAAATCAATTTTTTTAGCACATTACAACTCTTAATTCCGGCGAAAAATGATATATGCACCGACTCAAATACATGAACCACTACATTCATATAACAATACCAATTGTCTAATCCCAAGCACTAGGTGCACCACCGCCACCATAGCCGCCATATCCACCGCTATTACCACCACCATAGCCACTGTAACCACCACCGCCATATCCGCCGCCACTGTTACCGCCACCATAGCTGCTGTATCCACCACCGCCACCATAAGAATTATCCTTTCTAAAGTCACGACCACCAAACCGTCCCCCTGACCGCTTATTCTTACCTCCACCGTAAGACACTCGATTTGCATAGCGAGTAAGCCATGCAGGTACCTCTTGATTAGCTTCTTGCATCAAATCAGCTAGTGATTTTGCTAGTGAAACATTGTTCTCATTGAAGAAAGCTGTAGCCAATCCCGTCTTGCCAGCTCGTCCTGTTCGTCCTATTCGGTGTACGTAGTCGTCAATGTCGTTAGGAAGGTCAAAGTTGACCACATGAGAAACGTGAGGGATATCGAGACCACGAGCGGCCACATCAGTTGCAACTAGAATTGGCGTTTTACCACTTTTGAAAGATCTTAGTGCTTGTTCCCTTTCCTGCATTCAGTTTCAAAGGACCTTTTTCACATCCAAGTGACGTCGTATAATATTCAATTTTAGTGCATTGTGGTATTACTTTGAACGATATGATCCTTTTTATATGGATTTGACTAACTTATGCCCTAAGGGCATAAATTAAGCTTCATTAAATGCACTTAATTAAGCTTAACATAGAAAATTCCTTGCTAAATTATACAGTTCTGTTTTATAACCCACACACTGTTCATATATAAATGGGTGaaaaagtgtttgcgggtcaactcAACGTAACCTGGCCTGTATCGACTTATTTCAACTCAAATACGTTTCGACATGCTATAGAAACTTAACATTGTAGTGGATTTTATGGACTATCACACTAATATAGTGCACAGAGTTACATCTAGTCTATACAATGGAGGTGCTCTAAATACATATCAAACTTACCGGCTGTGTTCGATCCCCATGAATCGTAGTAGCAGGGAAACCGTTACTATATAGCCAATACTCCAGTGAATCGGCACCCTTTTTTGTCTCGACAAAAACTAATGTAAGAGCTTGCTGCAAAATAGAGTGATAAAAGATTAATCCATGTGAATATTCATAATCATGTATGATTATACATATGCATAAAAAAGAATTATAAAAGATGTATCGAAATGTGTAGCGGTACCTTGCTTGGCGTATCGTTCTCCTTTTGTGCGTGGAGTAGGTCCATAAGATGACTTCTCTTGTCAACTTCTTGAACGAATTCGACCCGTTGGACAATCAAATCAGTACTTGAACCAACACGACCCACGGTCAAAAATATGTAATTCGAAAGAAAATCAGATGCCAGTCTCTGCACAACAGACAAACTTCCTAAGAACATTAAACAATATGGAAGAGATGACATATAACAAGCTATTATTACAATCATAGGTGAATGCATCACCTATCATTAATACTTTCATATTCGGATCAACTTAATCATTGCAATATATAAGATAGAAAGAGCAACATTCGCAAACTAAAACTAAACATCTTCACAATTCAATTAGTTTTTATTTGAAATGGAGAGAATAAAAACTTTAACTCCTCCAGGTTTGTATTCAAAGTTGATACAGGAATTAAAGCAACAAAAACATTCGTTGTTAAAACAATCACTGGTTTACATTATGTAATAAACAAGGTTGGCAACTCGGAACTCGGGAAGAACTCAGTCGAAAATTTTTGGGGAGTTCTCGGCAACTCGGGAGAACTCAgatgttgacttacgttgactttttagtttttattaataataatatatatgttctaATAGACTTTGACTAATTTGCCGAGTTATTGACCGAGTTTCCAAATTTTGACCGAGTTACCGAATTGGCCGAGTGTTTtcactacttttgagagtgttttcactctgggtggagaaatgacttgtttttattcaaggatagaggaaggactgtctacatctcacctcccccatacaccactcatgtggtattgggttttgttgttgttgttgttgttaccgaATTGGCAAAGAACTCCCGAGTTGACCGAGAAACTCGACCGTTGACCGGGATAACTGGGTTGTTGACCAAGTTGGGCACCGAGAACTCGGGTGGTGATCTAAACCGTAAACTCCCCGAGAACTCTGCCAAGTTAGCCGAGTTTTACAAAACTGATGATAACAAAGTATCATTCACAGATAACAAGGCCATGTATGTCATTAAAATGATCAAAAACTAAAATAGTTGATCAAGCATTGAGTGGGTATCCGTTGCAAGTTTACATACTTTTAGTGAGTTATTTGTTCATACATGATTTTTTGAGTGTCAGAGAAAATGAAGCAAGAGAGTAAGCTGCCAGTTCTGTAAGTAAAAGATCAGATAAACTGTGCAAACTACCTTCTGCGAACATTAGCTACACATGTATATCAAACTAACATATTAGTTAAAATATGATTAAAAACGAAAAAGGTCCTGCTTGTTCAGGTTACCTAAGAGGCCAGGTATTTTTACTCATATGTATGTGGCCTAACCGGGTTATCCCGTGACCGTTTTCTAACCTTTCTCTGGCCACCATAAAATGTGCTACTAGTGTGGTTTGAACCTGAAACCTTTTGTGAGGAGGTCAACACGCCAACTAGGTTATCTTGTACAATATGATGTAATAATATAGTAAGAGAAACAGCGATACTATGATAAAATGATGATAAAGTGATAACTACAATTTTTACAGTAGTAACAATATGTATTTGTGTAATAAACTGAAATAAAAACATTGAACCAAAACCTGAATTTCTTTAGGAAATGTGGCACTGAACAGCATTGTTTGTCTTTGACCTGGTGGGGGCATGTCTGTTTGTTCAACTATTTTTCTGATTTGAGGCTCAAATCCCATATCGAGCATCCGATCAGCCTCATCAAGAGCTAGATACCTTATCATTTGTAATGACACTTTTGCCCTTTCTAGTAAATCAACCAACCTTCCTGGAGTGGCCACAAGAATATCAA
The window above is part of the Rutidosis leptorrhynchoides isolate AG116_Rl617_1_P2 chromosome 1, CSIRO_AGI_Rlap_v1, whole genome shotgun sequence genome. Proteins encoded here:
- the LOC139866257 gene encoding DEAD-box ATP-dependent RNA helicase 11-like, translating into MSTSWADSVDNAATGADSNEVGGAARASGKPAYVPPHLRNRPPPPASGPVGGSGISHGGAPPDKAGYSGQTSGSRWGTAPSPRYENGRPAYGTGGRGGGGWGNRGGGWGGRDVEVNPFGNDIIDTNEEITSEQESGGINFDAYEDIPVETSGDNVPPPVNTFADIDLGDALNLNIRRCKYVKPTPVQRYTIPISLAGRDLMACAQTGSGKTAAFCFPIISGILRGQFGQRPRGTRTVFPLALIISPTRELSSQIHEEARKFSYQTGVKVVVVYGGTPINQQLRELERGVDILVATPGRLVDLLERAKVSLQMIRYLALDEADRMLDMGFEPQIRKIVEQTDMPPPGQRQTMLFSATFPKEIQRLASDFLSNYIFLTVGRVGSSTDLIVQRVEFVQEVDKRSHLMDLLHAQKENDTPSKQALTLVFVETKKGADSLEYWLYSNGFPATTIHGDRTQPEREQALRSFKSGKTPILVATDVAARGLDIPHVSHVVNFDLPNDIDDYVHRIGRTGRAGKTGLATAFFNENNVSLAKSLADLMQEANQEVPAWLTRYANRVSYGGGKNKRSGGRFGGRDFRKDNSYGGGGGYSSYGGGNSGGGYGGGGYSGYGGGNSGGYGGYGGGGAPSAWD